One Mesoaciditoga lauensis cd-1655R = DSM 25116 genomic window, CCTGTTGCCCATGCTAAGTTTTGAACCATTTTTTTATAAGTGGTCTTTGCAAGACTGATGATGGTGGCAACATCTCTTGGATCATTTCTCACGAGTACTATATCTGCTGATTCGACAGCCACATCAGTGCCTGCCCCAATGGCGATACCAACATCTGATTGTACTAATGCTGGAGCATCATTCACTCCATCACCTGTCATAGCAACGACCAGATTACGTGACTGAATTTCTTTAACCTTCTTAGATTTTTCCTGAGGCAATACTTCAGCGAAATATTCGTCTAGGCCAACTTCTTTTGATACCCACTGAGCAACCTGTTTGTTGTCTCCTGTAAGCATCATACATTTTATACCCATTTCCTTCAGCTTCGCTACTGCTTCCTTGGATTCAGCTCTTATTATGTCGGCAAGGCCAATTGCTCCTTTCAATTCACCATCTATTAGGATATATACTACAGTTTTTCCTTCAGACATTATCTCCGATATTTTCTTATTCTCAACTTTAATACCCTTTTCTCTTAAAAATCCAGGACTGACAACCATAACATGTTTCCCATTTACCTTGGCTTCAGCCCCTTTTCCAGGTATTGCTTTGAATTCTTCTATTTTTATGTGTTTATCGGAAGCAGTGGCTATAGCTTTGGCTATAGGATGTTCTGAATGTAATTCAACTGAAGCCGCGTACTCCAAAATTTCTTGTTCAGTGAAATCAATTGAAAGTCTGATTATATTGGTAACACCAAATCTTCCTTCGGTTAGTGTCCCGGTTTTATCAAATATCACTGCTTGAAGATTTCTTGCTCTCTCAAAAGCCGATCGTTCCCTGATCAAAAATCCATTCTTAGCTGCAATGGCTGTTGAAACGGCGACCACCAGAGGAACCGCCAACCCAAGGGCATGAGGACAGGTTATAACCATCACAGTAACAGTTCGCTCTAAAGCAAATGCTATGTCTTTGCCCATCAAAACGATCCACACAAAGAACGTGATAGCTCCTCCAGATAAGGCGATTATAGTTAGCCAGACCGCGGCACGATTTGCTAAATCTTGAGTCTTCGATTTACTCTCTTGAGCTTCTTTTACAAGATCAATAACTTGAGATAGAAATGAATCTTTCCCCGTTTTTTGAACTTTCACATTAACCGAACCTTCTCCATTGACAGAAGCCCCAATGACCATACTCCCCGTCTTTTTTGGAACGGGCTTACTTTCGCCGGTTAACATAGACTCATTTATTGACGTTTCTCCTTCAATAACAACTCCATCTGCCGGAATTTTTTCACCTGGTTTTACCACTACTATATCCCCAGGTTGTAATTCTTGTAAGGGAACATCCTTCAAGGTTCCATCTGACATGATTTTATGAGCCTCTGAAGGCATCAATTTCGCTAATTCTTCAAGAGCCTTGGAAGCACCCATGATGGATTTCATTTCAATCCAGTGGCCCAGTAACATGATATCTATCAGAGTTGCTAATTCCCAAAAGAATATCTTACCTTCCAGTCCAAATACTACTATACTGCTATACAAATAAGCTGTACTTATCGCAATGGCTATTAGAGTCATCATGCCAGGCTTCTTTGTTTTCATTTCATTGGAGAACCCTTTGAGAAATGGATAGCCTCCATAAAAATATACGAAAGTGGATAATCCGAAAAGTACATAAAGAGACCCATTAAAGCTTAATACTTCTGAAATTTTCAGAATATTTTGTATCAAGGGAGACAAAATCAAAATAGGGAATGTAAATATGAGGGAAATCCAAAAGCGTTTTTTAAAATCTTCAACCATATGAGCGTGATGCTCGCCATGCCCTTCATGTTTCATATTTTCGTGATTCATACTTTCCTTCATAAAAAATCCCTCCTTTTTGCGTAATTTTGCACATGCCTTATTAAAATAGAACACAAATTTAGAAAACTTCAGACCGTTTTCATATAACTGCTCATGATAGCTAATTTTTTAAACTATGCTTTTGATCTTGTGACACTCCATTGATTTTTAAAGCCTTTAAAATTACCTTAACTTAATAATAACATATTTATACCTGATAGGGCCCCAAGTTAACAAATGAAAGTAAATATTATTTGAAGGCCCTATGAGAAACCCTGAGATTGTTCAGATTCTCAAAGAAAATATCTTTACCCATGGTGTAAATCATCTTATTTCTGTACCTCGTGTAAAAAGAATATCTTCCGTCTTTGACAATTCCTTTCGTCATTTCATACATGCTCATGTATGAAAGCGTGTATATAGATAACAAAGCAAGCAATCTCTTTTCATTCATCCCATTCGAATATTTCCCAAAGCCCATGCCACTTTTGTAATCTCTGAATGTTTCTTCTATGAGAAATCTCTTGCGATATGTATCCACTATGAATGAGCTAAGATAGTTCAAATCCGTCACGAGATAATACACTTGCTTGTTATGAGTATTTGCCACCACTCTTGCATTCATACTCATGGATGTGTATTTGCCAAAGCCAAAGTCATACAAACCATTCGTATCTGTTCTAAGATGGGTGAAGGGTTAATGTGTTGTTTAGCAATGCTAAATCGCATAGGCATCCCCATTTTACTTGCTTTTTCTCTTCTTTCTGTAAATTTGGGCCCTGTCAGGCAAGAACTCTAAAAAAAACGGATCTTAACACATCTTTCATGCTAAAAAGTATTGAGTTTTGGCCAAGGTGATGATATAATTCATCTGCATGATTAGACAACACGATATTCAGGAGGTGTAATTTTACAGTGAAAAGAACTTATCAACCAAAAAGACTCAAAAGGGCTAGAACTCATGGTTTCAGGGCAAGAATGAAAACGAAATCCGGAAGGAAGATAATCAACAACAGACGTAGCATGGGAAGGAAAAGAATTGCGGTGTGAATGAAGGGTTAGGACCCGAAAAACGTTTAAAGAAAAGGAAAGACTTTGAGAAAATTTTCCTTGAAGGCGAAGTAGCAAAAAGCGAATGGTTTGTCGCAAGGTATCTAAAAAATGATTTGAAATTCCCAAGGATTGGCATAGTCGTTTCGAGAAAATTTGGTAAGGCTCATGTGAGAAACAAATTCAAACGATATGTGAGGGAAACATTCAGAAAGATGCATTTCGAAAGGAACATCGACGTGGTGATATTTCCCACAAAGGAATTAAAAAAAGAATTCGAAAATATCACTTATGAAGACTTTTCGGAAGCGCTGCGATTGTTTTTTGAAAAAATAGCATCTCAAAACGAAAAGGTAAAACTGTAAGTCAAAGGTTCAAAGGAGAGTCACGTGAAGATCGAGAAAGTTTTGATAAAGCTTATTCGTTTCTATCAAAAATATATTTCTCCATTAAAGCCGCCTACTTGCAGGTTTACTCCTACATGCTCTGCATATTCAATAGAGGCCCTGGAACGTTTCGGTTTAGCCAAGGGCCTTGTTTTGTCTGCATGGAGAGTGCTGAGATGTAATCCGTTTAACAAAGGCGGAGAAGATCCAGTCCCGATGGAATTCAAAATTAGGAGGAAATAAACGTGGTAAAAAAATATGCTCTTATCGGTACCGTTTTTTTCATGCTGATGATCGGTGTAGTTGCTTTTGCTCTGCCATCGGTAAATGTTACGGTTAACTCTTCGACTGTTACAGTCAAGACCAAAATATACACATACGTTGTAAACGTAAAAACAGGTCTTCTCGAAAAGGGATACCTGGCTTTTAAAAGGGATCAGCTCTTCTGGGTATACGGTGGAGATGGATTTGATCTCTACGCCTCTAATACGAAGTTGATTCCAACTTCGTGGAATGTCAATGGAAAAGAAAATAGCTTTGAAACACAATCTGATGTCTCGGTGAATTTCTTCTACACTTACAATGGACAACAGATAAAGAAAACCATCACTTTTGTAAACGGACCAAATTACGAAGTGAAAGTGTCTGTAAATGGTCCAAAGGGTTTAAAGATGAGAATGAACTTCCCAGCGTTGATGTCTGATTTCAACAAAATAAGGGACAACGGGAAACTTTTTGCAACCTATTCGTCGGGATATAAGAATATAATCGTTGCCAAGGTTAAAAATGGAAAGTTTGAAAACGATGGCTCCGTTGAGTTTACGTCCACCACGGAAGCCCTCGCGTACCTTGGACCGGTAAAAAACACGGAGATTTTTACACTCTTTCCAAAAGATGTCACCGTCATTTCAGAAATCTTGAAAGATTATCCTGGTTCAGAGCCTTGGTACGGATGGTTTTTATACCTCTTTGTAAAGATTTTAGATTGGATCTATTCGTGGAGTGGAAATTACGGATGGGCGATAATAATATTTGCCGTTTTGGTTAGGCTTTCCATTTATCCTCTTTCTCACGCACAGATGAAATCCATGGTACAAATGAGAAAACTCCAGCCCAAGGTTAAAGAGATTCAAAAGAAATACAAAGATCCTAAAAAGCAGCAAGAAGAATTGATGAAATTGTACAAATCTGAAGGTGCGAACCCGGCAAGTGGTTGTTTGCTCTCGCTTGTGCAGTTGCCAGTCCTCTTTTTGTTGTATTACGTCATAATATATTCAAAAGAAGCTTTTGCATACAACGGTCAATTCTTGATGTGGAACGATCTGTCCATTGGCGGTTTTCAAGCGAATTTCATCCTTGTGGTCTTGATAATTCTTCTCACAGCATGGTCTACGTTGTGGACGAGCACAAACGCAAAACAAGCGTGGCAAAGTATAGCGATGTTTACCGTCATGGAATTCTTGTTCGTTGGATTTCCAGTTGGGCTTTTCCTTTACTACACCACTTTTTCAGCAATGCAACTTCTCACAACTTACGTCGTTGCCAAGATGTATCATATTCAAGGAATTAGCGTGAGAGAATTGTTTGGAATGAACCCAAAGAGAAAATATGGTAGGAGGTAAACGAGGGGATGGAAAAAATATACAGGGGCAAAAATGTTGAAGAGTGCCTAAAAAATGCCTTAGATGAACTCAATGTTTTGGAAGAAGAAATAGATTATGAGGTTGTTCAAGAAGCTTCCAGAGGATTTTTTGGACTTGGAGCCAAAGAAGCAGAAATACGCGTTAAGTTTAACGACAAATACAACATCAATCTTATAAAAAATTTTCTTTCAACTTTGATGTCTTTCTACAACGTGAAATACGATGTTGAAGTGAACAGCGTAAGACCAATGACAGTTTATTCTGTTAAAATAAAAAGTGAAGAACCTCTTTCAGAGATGATAGGAAAGCACGGTCGCACTTTAAGCTCCATCGAGCACCTGATCTCAGTTTATCTTAACAAGAAGAACGATCACCACGTTTCGATTTTCGTGGATGTCAACGATTACAAAGAAAGAAAAGAAGAGTTCATAAAGAAAATGGCAGAAAGTGCGGCTATGAAAATCAGAAGAGGAGCAAAGCGCGTATCGTTGGAACCCATGAGCAGCAGAGAAAGAAGAATAGTTCATGGAGTGTTATCCCGTTTTAGCGACATTCGTTCATATTCAGTGGGCACAGAGCCGTACAGGTACGTGATAGTGGAAAAGGTGAAAACGGGGATTAGAAGATAGGAGGCGGAGAAGGGTGAAGAAAATAATAGAATCCGTTCCAAATTTCAGTGAAGGAAGAAGAGAAGAAGTTGTCTTAGAAATAGTAAAACAAGCCGAAGAAACGAACAACGTGTGGGTATTTGATTGGTCGATGGATAAAGATCACAATCGTTCCGTTGTGACCATTGTAGGAGATCCAGATGCGGTAGCTGAGGCGGCTTTTAAGATGGCCAAAAAGGCTTCAGAACTCATAGATCTTCGCCATCACACCGGTGCCCATCCAAGAATGGGAGCAGTGGATGTGATACCTTTCGTACCGATAAAGAATTCCTCCATGGAAGAATGTGTGGAAATATCCAAAAAGGTTGGAAAGCGAATAGGTGAAG contains:
- a CDS encoding copper-translocating P-type ATPase, which encodes MKESMNHENMKHEGHGEHHAHMVEDFKKRFWISLIFTFPILILSPLIQNILKISEVLSFNGSLYVLFGLSTFVYFYGGYPFLKGFSNEMKTKKPGMMTLIAIAISTAYLYSSIVVFGLEGKIFFWELATLIDIMLLGHWIEMKSIMGASKALEELAKLMPSEAHKIMSDGTLKDVPLQELQPGDIVVVKPGEKIPADGVVIEGETSINESMLTGESKPVPKKTGSMVIGASVNGEGSVNVKVQKTGKDSFLSQVIDLVKEAQESKSKTQDLANRAAVWLTIIALSGGAITFFVWIVLMGKDIAFALERTVTVMVITCPHALGLAVPLVVAVSTAIAAKNGFLIRERSAFERARNLQAVIFDKTGTLTEGRFGVTNIIRLSIDFTEQEILEYAASVELHSEHPIAKAIATASDKHIKIEEFKAIPGKGAEAKVNGKHVMVVSPGFLREKGIKVENKKISEIMSEGKTVVYILIDGELKGAIGLADIIRAESKEAVAKLKEMGIKCMMLTGDNKQVAQWVSKEVGLDEYFAEVLPQEKSKKVKEIQSRNLVVAMTGDGVNDAPALVQSDVGIAIGAGTDVAVESADIVLVRNDPRDVATIISLAKTTYKKMVQNLAWATGYNAVAIPLAAGVLYSNGILLDPAMGAALMSLSTVIVAINAKLLRIGKQ
- the rpmH gene encoding 50S ribosomal protein L34, with protein sequence MKRTYQPKRLKRARTHGFRARMKTKSGRKIINNRRSMGRKRIAV
- the rnpA gene encoding ribonuclease P protein component; the protein is MNEGLGPEKRLKKRKDFEKIFLEGEVAKSEWFVARYLKNDLKFPRIGIVVSRKFGKAHVRNKFKRYVRETFRKMHFERNIDVVIFPTKELKKEFENITYEDFSEALRLFFEKIASQNEKVKL
- the yidD gene encoding membrane protein insertion efficiency factor YidD; amino-acid sequence: MEKVLIKLIRFYQKYISPLKPPTCRFTPTCSAYSIEALERFGLAKGLVLSAWRVLRCNPFNKGGEDPVPMEFKIRRK
- the yidC gene encoding membrane protein insertase YidC is translated as MVKKYALIGTVFFMLMIGVVAFALPSVNVTVNSSTVTVKTKIYTYVVNVKTGLLEKGYLAFKRDQLFWVYGGDGFDLYASNTKLIPTSWNVNGKENSFETQSDVSVNFFYTYNGQQIKKTITFVNGPNYEVKVSVNGPKGLKMRMNFPALMSDFNKIRDNGKLFATYSSGYKNIIVAKVKNGKFENDGSVEFTSTTEALAYLGPVKNTEIFTLFPKDVTVISEILKDYPGSEPWYGWFLYLFVKILDWIYSWSGNYGWAIIIFAVLVRLSIYPLSHAQMKSMVQMRKLQPKVKEIQKKYKDPKKQQEELMKLYKSEGANPASGCLLSLVQLPVLFLLYYVIIYSKEAFAYNGQFLMWNDLSIGGFQANFILVVLIILLTAWSTLWTSTNAKQAWQSIAMFTVMEFLFVGFPVGLFLYYTTFSAMQLLTTYVVAKMYHIQGISVRELFGMNPKRKYGRR
- the jag gene encoding RNA-binding cell elongation regulator Jag/EloR encodes the protein MEKIYRGKNVEECLKNALDELNVLEEEIDYEVVQEASRGFFGLGAKEAEIRVKFNDKYNINLIKNFLSTLMSFYNVKYDVEVNSVRPMTVYSVKIKSEEPLSEMIGKHGRTLSSIEHLISVYLNKKNDHHVSIFVDVNDYKERKEEFIKKMAESAAMKIRRGAKRVSLEPMSSRERRIVHGVLSRFSDIRSYSVGTEPYRYVIVEKVKTGIRR